In the Sarcophilus harrisii chromosome 3, mSarHar1.11, whole genome shotgun sequence genome, one interval contains:
- the SERP1 gene encoding stress-associated endoplasmic reticulum protein 1: MVAKQRIRMANEKHSKNITQRGNVAKTSRNAPEEKASVGPWLLALFIFVVCGSAIFQIIQSIRMGM; this comes from the exons ATGGTGGCCAAGCAGCGGATCCGGATGGCCAACGAGAAGCACAGCAAGAACATCACCCAGCGCGGCAACGTCGCCAAGACGTCG AGGAACGCCCCCGAGGAGAAGGCGTCCGTGGGGCCCTGGTTGTTGGCGCTCTTCATCTTTGTCGTCTGCGGCTCGG CAATTTTCCAGATTATTCAGAGTATCAGGATGGGCATGTGA